ACCTAATAAATGTTGTTGCTCATCTAAAACGGCATAAGGAATCGGAGTCCGTGAAATCTTATCGATTAGATCATTAATCAAAACATCCGGTCCTGTAGTGGGAACATCAGTCTTCATCACTGAACGCAAGTCCTTACTGCCTTTTCTGATTAAGGCAGCCACGTCGTCAGAATCCACAAAACCAACAAAACGATGATCATCATCAACTACATAAATTGAAGAAATGTCATTAGCCCGCATTTGCCGCAAGGCTACTCGCGGACCAGATTTTTTAATATTAACAGTGTTGGCTTTAGTCATAACACTTTTAACTGTTAAAGCCTTTGTCCGGTCAACATCTTCAATAAAGCGTTCAACATAGTCATTGGCAGGATTGGTCAAAATGTTTTCGGGATCGCCAATTTGATCAATAGTTCCATCATGCATAATCAGAATATGATCACCAATACGCAAAGCTTCATTTAAATCATGACTGATAAAAATAATCGTTTTGTGCATTTTTTCTTGAATTTCTAGTAATTGATCTTGCATATCCTTACGATTAAGAGGATCTAGTGCTGAAAAAGCCTCATCCATCAATAAAATTTGGGCATCATTAGCGAGCGCCCGAGCTAACCCCACGCGCTGTTGCATCCCTCCGGACAACTGATCGGGATACTGATCATCATAACCATGTAAATGGACTAATTCTAAGGCTTCATGGGCCTTTTGGTTTCTCTTCTCTAAATCGACACCTTGAACTTCTAAACCATAACCAGCATTTTGCAAGACCGTCATATTCGGAAATAGGGCAAAGTTTTGAAAAACCATGCTCAATTTTTGCTGCCGTAATTGGCGTAATTGCTTTTTATTGAGCTTCATAATATCTTCGCCCTCAATATAAACTTCACCGCGGGTCGGATTAATCAAACGATTTAACATCCGTACTAAAGTGGATTTACCACTGCCGGAAAGTCCCATAATAACAAAAATTTCTCCGGCATTAACTGAAAAATTCGCACGATTGACACCAACAGTTGCACCAGTCTTTTTTAAAATATCGGCCTTCGATGCACCTTGTTGTAATAATTTGAGTGCTTCAGATTTATGAGCACCAAATATTTTGGTTAAATTATGCACCTCAACCTTTGCTTGTTTCTCCAAACAAAAACCTCCTTAATAATTGGAGTACTAATATAACAAATAACTCAAATTTGATTAGCTAATAGTGATAGCTACCACAAAAGTTATAGTACTAGTCTAACGCATTTGCCCATTTAGCGCCAAAGTTATGAATAATTATCCCCCAGCATGTGGAATTGACCAAAGAATAATTAATTATTTGGGTAATTAATTATTGATAAATAAATATCACTGAGGGAGACCAACAAATGAAAAATTGGACGCTGGTGTTTTATGGATTAATGGTGACTTGGGGTTGCTTGTTCGGCTCAACCAGTTGCATTCAGGCAGGTTCTAATAGCACTTCATTAAAATCTCAACTTGTACAAGATAATTCCTGGTGGGAGATTGATAAAAATCACGTTTTAATGATTCATTCTTGCCAAATAAATTTAGATGCTCAAAAAGAAAAAGATTGGCCATGGCACAACCAAGCTGCTCAAATTACTAAGATTATTATCGAACCTGAGGTTACAGCTCAAAAATCACTCCATGAAATGTTCGCCTATATGCCCAAATTAGAAAAAATCGAAGGTTTAGAAAACTTAGATACAGCTGAGGTAACAGATTTAGGTGGATTATTTAAAGATGATACCCGCTTGCAGACTATTGATATCAACAGCTTCGATACTAAAAAAGTCATCGACATGACGTTTATGTTTGATAATTGTCGAGCAATTACTCGTTTAAATTTAGCTAATTTGACTATTCCTGAGACATCCGATACAGGGGGGATGTTTCGCAATATGACTAACTTATGGCAACTAACTTTAGGAGCCCAAATAGTTTTTACGAAAGATCCATTATTACCGCCTGCTCCCGGTGATGATCGCCGCCTTCCAATTGGTGACAATTATAATCATACTTCCAGATGGCAAGAAGTCGGTACCGGACAACCGGAAAATCCCCAAGGCAAGTGGCGCACAGCAGCTAATATTTACAAATTATATGATCCAAGCGTTCAGCGTGACTCAAGAACTTTTGTATGGGATCAGGCTTGGTGGAATTTCAATTCCCAAACCCATACCCTAACTTTATATCAAAAAGAATTAGAAAGTACTGCCACAGATAATAATTATTGGCCATGGCAATCACAGCATCATCAAGCCATTCAAACAGTTGTAATTAAACCCAAAGTCAAAATCAAAGGTTCTTTACGAGCTTTGTTTTTTGGATTAACTGAAGTAAAACGCTATTTTGGCTTAGAAAATTTAGATACTTCACAAGCCACAGATATGAGCGACATGTTCTATGATAATGCTAGTTTGACGCAATTAGATGTGTCCACATTTCAAACTGCCAATGTAGAAAATTTTTCAGAGATGTTTTCGCTCTGTTCGCAATTACAAACACTCAACGTCAGCAATTTTAATACTAGTAAGGCAACTAATATGCTGAAAATGTTTGATATTATGCCACAATTGCAAACCCTAGATTTAAGTACTTGGGATATGCGACAAGTACAAAATACCGATAAGATGCTGATGAATACGAATAGTCTTTGGCAATTAACCTTAGGTGCCCAAACGCGTTTTCCTAATAATCCTGGGATAGGTGCGGTACCCATTCAACAAGTTATTCCGAGCCATCCTAACTTTAAAAGTGAAGGACCATTGTGGCAAGCAGTGGCTCAAGGGCTACCCTTGCAGCCTTTAGGACCACATTTAACAAATGATGAAATTTGGTCTCAATATCAAAATAGCAACGCTTTTGCGCAAACTTATGTTTGGGCAAGTAAGCCTTTAGGTTATTTAACTTTAGCAGCAGTACCGCCGCAATTAGATTTTGGACGTCAAATTATTCCTACTAGCGAGCACTCTTATTACACGGCGACTAACCAGTGTTTTGAAGTCTGGGATACTCGTGTAGAACGCGAAAAAGAGCCTAGTTGGCAGTTACTAGCTTTTGCTTCACCTTTAGTACAAACTGATAATTCTCAGCATCAAATATTAGACACATTTAGATATCAAGGTCAAATTTTTAATCAACAGCAGCCAGTGATTTTGCATCAACAACAAAGCCAAGCTGCACAAAGCAAATATACATGGTCTTATCCACCCCAAGCGGGTATTGTTTTGAATATTCATCCCCAAACTATTCCCCAATCTGGTAGCTATCAGGCAACTATTACTTATGAACTCCAAAATTCTCTTTGAACTATGCACAAAAAGCATATTGAACCATTAATTATAAGTATTAGACAATAGGCAAAGGCACTCCTAAACTATTTGGTAATAAATAGCAAATAAGCGCTAGACTCGTAAATTGAACAATCTGTTTGACTTATAGTTGGCTATAAGTGATAGATTAGGGACAACTTTTTAATTGCTTATACGAAAGGAGCAGCGATAATGATTTATCAAGAAAAGTTTTATACAGGTGAACGCTCTTTATTTGCCACTAATCAGGCAGCTATTAAACATGTTACTTTTGGAATGGGTGAATCTCCATTAAAGGAAAGCCAACATTTGCAAATCACGGATACAATTTTTAAATGGAAATATCCGCTTTGGTATTGTCAAGATGTTCAATTAGATCATTCTATTTTAGAAACAATGGCTCGCTCTGGTATTTGGTATACGAATGATATTAAAGTTACTAATAGTACCTTGCAGGCACCCAAGCTTTTTCGGCGTTGCCGCAATGTTCAATTGGAAAATGATTATTTTGCAGATGCTAGTGAAACTTTCTGGAATTGTGATCAAATTGATCTGAAAAATGTTCAAGCTAATGGTGATTATTTTGGTATGAATAGCCGTAATATTAAACTAGATCATTTACAATTGACTGGCAATTACGCCTTTGATGGCGCTCAAAATATTGAAGCACAGCACTGTGTCTTTGTGTCTAAAGATGCTTTTTGGAATTGTAAAAATGTTACACTTACTGATTGTACAATTAATGGGGAATATCTGGGTTGGAATACAGAAAATCTCACTTTAATTAATTGTGTAATTGAGAGTAACCAAGGATTATGTTATATCAAACACTTAACCATGAAAAATTGCCAATTATTGCAAACGGATTTGGCTTTTGAGTATTGTTCAGATATTCAAGCCGAAATTAACTCTGACATTATTAGTGTTAAAAATCCAATTAGCGGTGTAATTCAGGCTCATCATATTGGTGAGATTATTCAAGACGATCCGAAGTTAGATCCAACTCAAACTAAAATTATTCAAAATGAATAGGAGTTAGTATGTACGATTTTCAAACAGTAAATAATCGGCGCAATTCCAATTCTGTTAAATGGGATGTTCAAAAACAAGAATTACCTATGAATTTAGCGGATATGGATTTTCAAACCGCCCCCGAAATCATTACTGCCCTACAAGAAAAAGTAGCTACTGGCATTTTTGGTTATGAAAATGTTCCGCTGGAATATTATCAAGCAGTTAAACTTTGGTATCAACAAGTACATCAGTGTACGTTGCAAACTGAGTGGATGTTGTTTGCTACTGGAGTGGTCCCGGCAATTTCTTCCATAGTCCGAAGGATGAGCCATGCTGGGGATAATATTGTAGTTCAGCCACCCGTTTATAATATCTTTTATCATTCTATTGAAAATAATGGTCGGCATACATTAACAAATGATTTGCTTTATCAAGATGGCAGTTATCAGATTAATTGGGAACAATTAGAACAACAATTAGCTCAGCCATTAACAACGATGATGTTATTGTGTAATCCACAAAATCCTAGTGGACAAATTTGGACAAAATCACAACTCAGCAAACTGAGTCGTCTATGCAAACAATATCAAGTAGTGCTGGTGAGTGATGAAATTCATGGTGATTTAACGATAGGTGATCATGATTATACCCCCATTTGCTCACTACCAAGGGATTTATTGCAACAGACAATAGCGCTGGTTTCACCAAGTAAAACCTTCAATTTGGCGGCTTTGCATGCAGCTACAGTTATTGTCCCTAATCAATTTTTACGTGCACAAATCAATCGAGGATTAAATAATGACGAATTAGCAGAACCTAATCTTGTGGCAATCCCTGGTTCCATTGCTGCATATTCAAAGGGACAAAAATGGTTAAGTGCTTTAAAGCAGCAACTACAGCAAAATTACCAATTAGTGGATTGGTATCTACAACAAAATTTACCTACAATTAAACTAATTAGTGGTGGGGCTACTTATCTATTGTGGCTTGATTGTTCAGCTTTAAAAATTCCAGCTGATCAATTAGCAACCCAATTACAAGAATTAGAAGGTTTATTATTATCTCCGGGAAATATTTATCGCGGAAATGGTGATCATTTTTTGCGCATGAATATAGCTTGCCCGCCTGAAATTTTACAGACAGGTTTGCAAAAGTTAGTTCAAGGCATCAAATTGATTCAAAAGTGAGGAAACAACATTGAATAAAAAATTAGGTTTTTCCATCATTATATTAATATTATTAGCTGGTGGTGGCTTGTGGGGCTATCATTACGTTAATGCTAGTCAAAAAGTTGCTCCTGTGAAGGCAACTCCAACTTTATTTCTACATGGTTGGGGAAGCAGCGTTAATGCAGAGCACCAGATGACCAATGCAGCCAAAAAGGCTGGAGTTACTAATAGTGTGACACAGGCAATTGTGAGTCCTCAAGGCAAGGTTAAACTGGTAGGTCAAATCCCAGCCCATGCTAAAAATCCAATTGTAGAAGTTGGTTTTGCAGATAATAAAAATGTTAACTATCATCAAGATGGACGCTGGTTAAAACAAGTAGTTAAAAAGTTGCAACAGGTTTATCATATTAAAAGTATCAATCTTGTAGGACATTCTATGGGAAATATGGCAATTGCCTATTATTTATTAGACAACGCCCATGATCAAACCTTGCCTAAGTTACGCAAGCAAGTTGATATTGCGGGCCATTTTGATGGTATTATTGGGAGCAATGATCGTCCTCATCAGACTCAATTAGCAAGTAACGGCAAACCTAATCGAATGGATGATAATTATCGAACTTTATTAGGTTTACGTCACAAATACCCCAACAAACAAGTAGCTGTGTTGAATATCATCGGTGATAAGAATGATGGTACCAATTCTGATGGTGATGTTACTAATGCTTCCGCGCAATCTTTACGCTATTTAGTTAGTGAGCGAGCTTTGTCATATCAAGAACAAAAAATTGTCGGTCATAACGGACAACATAGTCGACTCCATGAAAATCAACAAGTAGATCGAATTTTAATCAAATTCTTATGGAAATAAAATTATCATTATGTACACAAAAGGCTGGAATATATTCCAGCCTTTTTGATTATTATTTAAAATCCAGCATCAGCTGGGGTAATAGTTGAACGACCATCAGCTGCTGCCTTTTGAATAGCTCTAGTGATATCACTATCACTGGCAGCTGCATCTTGAGCACCTTGTTCTTGCAACTGCTTACGTGCTTTTTGGATATCATCAGAAGTGATTTTTTTACCATTGGCAGTAGGATTTTTGATTTGATCTGTTTCCCCATGTGCTTGACTATCACTTGCTGATTGATTAGCTGCCGAATTATTTTCAGAAGTAGCTGGTGTTGTATCGGCTTTTAGGTTTTTGGAACTAGTCAAAAGAATTTCATTGGCCTGTTTAAGCAAGTCACCATAATATTTTTTGTGAAATTCAGTTTTGCTTAGTAAATCAATAATTCGACTTTGAGCTTGCTTATAATTGCGTTCATCGTTTGCATTAGTCGCAATTTCGACTTGATTGCGATATTCTTTGCGATTTTTTTGAACAACTTTCAAAGTTTTCAACAGCTTAGCAGCATAATTTTTCATTTTGGCGGA
The nucleotide sequence above comes from Bombilactobacillus bombi. Encoded proteins:
- a CDS encoding quaternary amine ABC transporter ATP-binding protein, with the translated sequence MEKQAKVEVHNLTKIFGAHKSEALKLLQQGASKADILKKTGATVGVNRANFSVNAGEIFVIMGLSGSGKSTLVRMLNRLINPTRGEVYIEGEDIMKLNKKQLRQLRQQKLSMVFQNFALFPNMTVLQNAGYGLEVQGVDLEKRNQKAHEALELVHLHGYDDQYPDQLSGGMQQRVGLARALANDAQILLMDEAFSALDPLNRKDMQDQLLEIQEKMHKTIIFISHDLNEALRIGDHILIMHDGTIDQIGDPENILTNPANDYVERFIEDVDRTKALTVKSVMTKANTVNIKKSGPRVALRQMRANDISSIYVVDDDHRFVGFVDSDDVAALIRKGSKDLRSVMKTDVPTTGPDVLINDLIDKISRTPIPYAVLDEQQHLLGIILRGSVLAAIAGEEVEK
- a CDS encoding BspA family leucine-rich repeat surface protein, giving the protein MKNWTLVFYGLMVTWGCLFGSTSCIQAGSNSTSLKSQLVQDNSWWEIDKNHVLMIHSCQINLDAQKEKDWPWHNQAAQITKIIIEPEVTAQKSLHEMFAYMPKLEKIEGLENLDTAEVTDLGGLFKDDTRLQTIDINSFDTKKVIDMTFMFDNCRAITRLNLANLTIPETSDTGGMFRNMTNLWQLTLGAQIVFTKDPLLPPAPGDDRRLPIGDNYNHTSRWQEVGTGQPENPQGKWRTAANIYKLYDPSVQRDSRTFVWDQAWWNFNSQTHTLTLYQKELESTATDNNYWPWQSQHHQAIQTVVIKPKVKIKGSLRALFFGLTEVKRYFGLENLDTSQATDMSDMFYDNASLTQLDVSTFQTANVENFSEMFSLCSQLQTLNVSNFNTSKATNMLKMFDIMPQLQTLDLSTWDMRQVQNTDKMLMNTNSLWQLTLGAQTRFPNNPGIGAVPIQQVIPSHPNFKSEGPLWQAVAQGLPLQPLGPHLTNDEIWSQYQNSNAFAQTYVWASKPLGYLTLAAVPPQLDFGRQIIPTSEHSYYTATNQCFEVWDTRVEREKEPSWQLLAFASPLVQTDNSQHQILDTFRYQGQIFNQQQPVILHQQQSQAAQSKYTWSYPPQAGIVLNIHPQTIPQSGSYQATITYELQNSL
- a CDS encoding DUF3737 family protein, encoding MMIYQEKFYTGERSLFATNQAAIKHVTFGMGESPLKESQHLQITDTIFKWKYPLWYCQDVQLDHSILETMARSGIWYTNDIKVTNSTLQAPKLFRRCRNVQLENDYFADASETFWNCDQIDLKNVQANGDYFGMNSRNIKLDHLQLTGNYAFDGAQNIEAQHCVFVSKDAFWNCKNVTLTDCTINGEYLGWNTENLTLINCVIESNQGLCYIKHLTMKNCQLLQTDLAFEYCSDIQAEINSDIISVKNPISGVIQAHHIGEIIQDDPKLDPTQTKIIQNE
- a CDS encoding MalY/PatB family protein → MYDFQTVNNRRNSNSVKWDVQKQELPMNLADMDFQTAPEIITALQEKVATGIFGYENVPLEYYQAVKLWYQQVHQCTLQTEWMLFATGVVPAISSIVRRMSHAGDNIVVQPPVYNIFYHSIENNGRHTLTNDLLYQDGSYQINWEQLEQQLAQPLTTMMLLCNPQNPSGQIWTKSQLSKLSRLCKQYQVVLVSDEIHGDLTIGDHDYTPICSLPRDLLQQTIALVSPSKTFNLAALHAATVIVPNQFLRAQINRGLNNDELAEPNLVAIPGSIAAYSKGQKWLSALKQQLQQNYQLVDWYLQQNLPTIKLISGGATYLLWLDCSALKIPADQLATQLQELEGLLLSPGNIYRGNGDHFLRMNIACPPEILQTGLQKLVQGIKLIQK
- a CDS encoding alpha/beta hydrolase, which codes for MNKKLGFSIIILILLAGGGLWGYHYVNASQKVAPVKATPTLFLHGWGSSVNAEHQMTNAAKKAGVTNSVTQAIVSPQGKVKLVGQIPAHAKNPIVEVGFADNKNVNYHQDGRWLKQVVKKLQQVYHIKSINLVGHSMGNMAIAYYLLDNAHDQTLPKLRKQVDIAGHFDGIIGSNDRPHQTQLASNGKPNRMDDNYRTLLGLRHKYPNKQVAVLNIIGDKNDGTNSDGDVTNASAQSLRYLVSERALSYQEQKIVGHNGQHSRLHENQQVDRILIKFLWK